The Mycolicibacterium hassiacum DSM 44199 genome includes a window with the following:
- a CDS encoding acyl-CoA thioesterase, whose translation MTTESAQTHWTLQALLDLFDARPDGDNRFVADPGLAGEDERQVVEGTQVLAQAIVAASKRFPDKTVRSAHAVFARAVLVNAGPIELDLDVVTEGRSTASAVISAKQNGKRCMTFTVLADVPTEDVIRHHLPRPQVVGPDQANVRDMPLEGRQLRLVDVVDENDPDEFGPPELYAWLHYDPIPQRTDLAKALIAYFTGHLGISTTMRAHKGIGTAQSHVTVSTAPMTVGVSFHEPFGWDGWLLYSHESTQVGAGMSYVRGTVHTEAGELIASFTQDALIRPLRQTDTAIKEQARL comes from the coding sequence ATGACCACCGAATCAGCGCAGACCCACTGGACCCTGCAGGCACTGCTCGATCTGTTCGACGCCCGCCCGGACGGTGACAACCGGTTCGTCGCCGACCCGGGGCTCGCCGGTGAGGACGAACGCCAGGTCGTGGAGGGCACGCAGGTGCTCGCCCAGGCGATCGTGGCTGCCTCGAAACGGTTCCCGGACAAGACGGTCCGCTCCGCGCACGCGGTGTTCGCCCGGGCCGTGCTGGTCAACGCCGGGCCGATCGAGCTGGACCTCGACGTCGTCACCGAGGGCCGCTCCACCGCCAGCGCGGTCATCTCGGCCAAGCAGAACGGCAAGCGCTGCATGACCTTCACCGTGCTCGCCGACGTGCCGACCGAGGACGTCATCCGCCACCACCTACCGCGCCCGCAGGTGGTGGGACCGGATCAGGCCAACGTGCGCGACATGCCGCTCGAGGGGCGTCAGCTGCGGCTGGTCGACGTCGTCGACGAGAACGATCCGGACGAGTTCGGTCCGCCGGAGCTCTACGCCTGGCTGCACTACGACCCGATTCCGCAGCGCACCGATCTGGCCAAGGCGTTGATCGCGTATTTCACCGGCCACCTTGGCATCTCGACGACCATGCGGGCGCACAAGGGGATCGGCACCGCGCAGTCGCACGTGACGGTGTCGACCGCGCCGATGACGGTGGGGGTGAGCTTCCACGAGCCGTTCGGGTGGGACGGCTGGCTGCTGTACTCGCATGAGAGCACCCAGGTGGGCGCCGGCATGTCCTATGTGCGCGGCACCGTGCACACCGAGGCGGGGGAGCTGATCGCGTCGTTCACCCAGGATGCGCTGATCCGTCCGCTGCGCCAGACCGACACCGCGATCAAGGAGCAGGCGCGCCTGTAG
- a CDS encoding SRPBCC family protein yields the protein MAMHPCERVGLDFVDTAPFRFVSTVELSITPEQLFEVLADAESWPHWATVITEVTWTSPEPRGVGTTRTVHMRGGIVGDEEFLAWEPNSHMAFRFNAVSTRSLAAFAEDYRVVPTPTGCRLTWVMAMKPRGAAARLGMTLGRPVMARLFQKFLYNLRDYTGRRRRPGS from the coding sequence ATGGCCATGCACCCGTGCGAACGTGTCGGGCTGGACTTCGTCGACACCGCCCCGTTCCGCTTCGTCAGCACCGTCGAGCTGAGCATCACCCCCGAGCAGCTGTTCGAGGTACTGGCCGACGCGGAGTCCTGGCCGCACTGGGCCACGGTGATCACCGAGGTGACCTGGACCAGCCCGGAACCGCGCGGGGTGGGCACCACCCGCACCGTGCACATGCGCGGCGGCATCGTCGGCGATGAGGAGTTTCTGGCCTGGGAGCCGAACAGCCACATGGCATTTCGCTTCAACGCGGTGTCCACCCGATCGCTCGCGGCGTTCGCCGAGGACTACCGGGTGGTGCCGACCCCGACCGGGTGCCGGCTGACCTGGGTGATGGCGATGAAGCCCCGGGGGGCCGCCGCCCGGCTGGGCATGACGCTGGGCCGGCCGGTGATGGCCCGGCTGTTCCAGAAGTTCCTCTACAACCTGCGGGACTACACGGGCCGCCGGCGGCGACCGGGCAGCTAA
- a CDS encoding amidohydrolase family protein, producing MPARVLPYPVFDADNHFYEPKEALTKFLPDHRKHVIDYIEVRGRTKIMVRNQVSDYIPNPTFEVVARPGAQEEYFKHGSGGKSFREVMGKPMKSIPAFREPGARIEVMDALGLDYSLMFPTLASLVEERMKDDPELIADVIHALNEWMYETWQFNYENRIFSTPVINLGIMDRALEELEWCLERGAKTVLVRPAPVPGLRGTRSFGLPEFDPFWQACVKAGIPVSMHASDSGYAQYLNDWEPADEFLPFRPTAFRMVAMGKRPIEDSMAALVCHGALSRNPDLRILSIENGADWVPYLFKQFESTYKKMPQEFAEHPIEAFKRCVYVAPFWEDDFAAMADLIGIDRVIFGSDWPHPEGLAEPTKLIDDLQGLDPEGQRKVMGGNMIDLFKVRNEIVHNADAPPLVIPA from the coding sequence ATGCCTGCACGAGTTCTTCCCTATCCGGTGTTCGACGCCGATAACCACTTCTATGAGCCGAAAGAGGCGCTGACGAAGTTCCTGCCGGACCACCGCAAACACGTCATCGACTACATCGAGGTCCGGGGCCGCACCAAGATCATGGTGCGCAACCAGGTCAGCGACTACATCCCGAACCCGACCTTCGAGGTCGTCGCCCGCCCCGGCGCCCAGGAGGAGTACTTCAAGCACGGCAGCGGCGGCAAGAGCTTCCGTGAGGTGATGGGCAAGCCGATGAAGTCGATCCCGGCCTTCCGGGAGCCCGGTGCCCGCATCGAGGTCATGGACGCCCTCGGCCTGGACTACTCGCTGATGTTCCCGACGCTGGCCAGCCTGGTCGAGGAGCGGATGAAGGACGATCCGGAGTTGATCGCCGACGTCATCCACGCGCTCAACGAGTGGATGTACGAGACCTGGCAGTTCAACTACGAGAACCGGATCTTCTCCACCCCGGTCATCAACCTCGGCATCATGGACCGCGCGCTCGAGGAGCTGGAATGGTGCCTGGAGCGCGGCGCCAAGACCGTGCTGGTGCGGCCGGCACCGGTGCCCGGCCTGCGCGGCACCCGCTCGTTCGGGCTGCCCGAGTTCGACCCGTTCTGGCAGGCCTGCGTCAAGGCCGGCATCCCGGTGTCGATGCACGCCTCCGACTCCGGCTACGCGCAGTACCTCAACGACTGGGAACCGGCCGACGAGTTCCTGCCGTTCCGGCCCACCGCGTTCCGGATGGTGGCGATGGGCAAGCGCCCGATCGAGGATTCGATGGCCGCGCTGGTCTGCCACGGCGCGCTGTCGCGCAACCCCGATCTGCGCATCCTGTCGATCGAGAACGGCGCGGACTGGGTGCCCTACCTGTTCAAGCAGTTCGAGAGCACCTACAAGAAGATGCCGCAGGAGTTCGCCGAGCATCCGATCGAGGCGTTCAAGCGCTGCGTGTACGTCGCACCGTTCTGGGAGGACGACTTCGCCGCCATGGCCGACCTGATCGGCATCGACCGGGTGATCTTCGGATCCGACTGGCCGCACCCGGAGGGGCTGGCCGAGCCGACCAAGCTGATCGACGACCTGCAGGGCCTCGATCCGGAAGGTCAGCGAAAGGTCATGGGCGGCAACATGATCGACCTGTTCAAGGTGCGCAACGAGATCGTGCACAACGCGGACGCGCCGCCTCTCGTCATTCCCGCCTGA
- a CDS encoding acyl-CoA dehydrogenase family protein, with amino-acid sequence MNQTANPEVMLFASTTQSFLEKEASLSRVRELHEAGTSFEHDWWRRAAELGWTSLLVPEELGGGSVSGDGVSDLALVAELAGKVVAPGPLHPVSTVLAGLVEAPEGQRDTIEAVIVGETVASWAVYEPGRPWAPLQPKVTAVPTGSGFRIDGVKDRVEAGADAGLLLVTARCDGAVRQFLVPTDAPGVTVERQSSIDLVKSYARVRFDGVELDAGAVVGSAEQTPAIIARQSQIAAILQCAEIVGILNTVLDFTIQWGFDRYSFGRPIGSYQALKHKYADLKIWLEACRATTKAAVGAVASRSDKADLLVSVAKSYVGEYAPGVVQSCIQLHGGIGVTWEHDLHLYLRRTTLYRSLFGTPEEHQLRVYALDKELNRSLEHAS; translated from the coding sequence ATGAACCAGACCGCCAATCCAGAGGTCATGCTGTTCGCCTCGACCACCCAGTCGTTTCTGGAGAAAGAGGCGTCGCTAAGCCGGGTTCGTGAATTGCACGAAGCCGGAACATCTTTCGAACACGACTGGTGGCGCCGCGCCGCCGAGCTCGGCTGGACCAGCCTGCTGGTGCCCGAAGAGCTCGGCGGCGGCAGCGTCTCCGGCGACGGGGTGTCCGATCTGGCCCTGGTCGCCGAACTGGCCGGCAAGGTGGTCGCGCCCGGGCCGCTGCACCCGGTCAGCACGGTGCTGGCCGGGCTGGTCGAGGCGCCTGAGGGCCAGCGGGACACCATCGAGGCGGTGATCGTCGGCGAGACGGTGGCCTCCTGGGCGGTCTACGAACCGGGCCGGCCATGGGCACCGCTGCAGCCGAAGGTCACCGCGGTGCCCACCGGGTCGGGCTTCCGCATCGACGGGGTCAAGGACCGCGTCGAGGCCGGCGCCGACGCCGGGCTGCTGCTGGTGACCGCGCGCTGCGACGGCGCGGTGCGCCAGTTCCTGGTGCCTACCGATGCGCCGGGCGTGACCGTCGAGCGGCAGAGTTCGATCGATCTGGTCAAGAGCTACGCGCGGGTCCGGTTCGACGGCGTGGAACTCGATGCCGGCGCGGTGGTGGGCTCTGCCGAGCAGACCCCGGCGATCATCGCGCGGCAGAGCCAGATCGCCGCGATCCTGCAGTGCGCCGAGATCGTCGGCATCCTGAACACGGTGCTGGACTTCACGATTCAGTGGGGATTCGACCGTTATTCGTTCGGCCGGCCGATCGGCTCCTACCAGGCGCTCAAACACAAGTACGCCGACCTGAAGATCTGGCTGGAGGCGTGCCGCGCCACCACCAAGGCCGCGGTGGGTGCGGTGGCGTCACGCTCGGATAAGGCCGATCTGCTGGTCAGCGTCGCGAAATCCTATGTGGGCGAATACGCGCCGGGCGTGGTGCAGAGCTGCATCCAGCTGCACGGCGGCATCGGCGTCACCTGGGAGCACGACCTGCACCTGTACCTGCGGCGCACCACGCTGTACCGCTCGCTGTTCGGCACCCCCGAGGAGCATCAGCTGCGCGTCTACGCGCTCGACAAGGAGCTCAACCGATCCCTGGAGCACGCGTCATGA
- a CDS encoding TetR/AcrR family transcriptional regulator: MAKPSGRTAGASRSAAPNGTPDDPDSRPKRFMRSALAILGETGRTDFTVLEVVERSRTSLRSFYQHFSSKDELLLALIDKIMSESTRRWREETAGLPATDALRMLVDQMCTPAESSTQDRVNRGLTNFNDRLAETLPQEYARVLSGPNALLKEIIERGIAEGTFRADLDVDATAALILQTMLGSMRLQMLGAELTGTPIEAEQIYTFCLNALRASASFGSKAAD, translated from the coding sequence ATGGCCAAGCCCAGCGGGCGCACGGCCGGCGCGTCCCGGTCGGCGGCACCGAACGGGACACCCGACGACCCCGACTCGCGGCCCAAGCGGTTCATGAGGTCGGCGCTGGCGATCCTGGGCGAGACCGGCCGCACCGACTTCACCGTGCTGGAGGTCGTGGAACGCTCCCGGACCTCGCTGCGGTCGTTCTACCAGCATTTCTCCAGCAAGGACGAGCTATTGCTGGCGCTCATCGACAAGATCATGAGCGAGTCCACCCGGCGCTGGCGCGAGGAGACGGCCGGGCTGCCCGCGACCGACGCGCTGCGGATGCTGGTCGACCAAATGTGCACCCCGGCCGAGTCCAGCACCCAGGACCGGGTCAATCGCGGCCTGACCAACTTCAACGACCGACTGGCCGAGACGCTGCCGCAGGAGTACGCCCGGGTGCTGTCCGGGCCGAACGCGCTGCTCAAGGAGATCATCGAGCGCGGGATCGCAGAGGGAACCTTCCGCGCCGACCTCGATGTCGACGCCACCGCGGCGTTGATCCTGCAGACGATGCTGGGTTCGATGCGGTTGCAGATGCTCGGCGCCGAACTCACCGGCACCCCGATCGAGGCCGAGCAGATCTACACCTTCTGCCTGAACGCGTTGCGCGCGTCCGCCTCTTTTGGCTCGAAGGCTGCCGACTGA
- a CDS encoding MBL fold metallo-hydrolase: protein MSADPAAETVPVTDNLTMLRINGWQVYLWRDGDSVTVIDTGAPGAGPAILAAAPNIDRIVLTHGHVDHCGSAGHLQAATGAPVYAGVGDAGYIRAGTELPPPVFEDWEIPIHRRVAAGLPATAPPVEAVTDLHGGEVLDFGGGAEVLAVPGHTAGSIAIHLPRHGMLFTGDTVANVGSVILGTFNQNRAQTVESFRRLAELDADTACFGHGEPIVADVAARLRRAAATLG, encoded by the coding sequence ATGAGCGCTGACCCCGCCGCCGAGACCGTCCCCGTCACCGACAACCTGACCATGCTGCGGATCAACGGCTGGCAGGTCTACCTGTGGCGCGACGGCGACTCGGTGACCGTCATCGACACCGGCGCCCCGGGCGCGGGACCGGCGATCCTGGCCGCGGCGCCGAACATCGACCGGATCGTGCTGACCCACGGCCATGTCGATCACTGCGGCTCGGCGGGCCACCTGCAGGCCGCCACCGGTGCACCGGTGTACGCCGGCGTCGGGGACGCCGGTTACATCCGCGCCGGAACCGAGCTGCCCCCGCCGGTCTTCGAGGACTGGGAGATCCCCATCCACCGGCGGGTCGCGGCCGGCCTGCCCGCGACGGCGCCACCGGTCGAGGCGGTGACCGACCTGCACGGCGGCGAGGTGCTCGACTTCGGCGGCGGCGCCGAGGTTCTCGCGGTTCCCGGGCACACCGCCGGCAGCATCGCGATCCATCTGCCGCGCCACGGCATGCTGTTCACCGGCGACACCGTCGCCAACGTCGGCTCGGTGATCCTCGGAACGTTCAACCAGAACCGGGCGCAGACGGTCGAGTCGTTCCGGCGGCTGGCCGAACTCGACGCCGACACCGCCTGTTTCGGCCACGGCGAGCCGATCGTCGCGGACGTCGCCGCCCGGCTGCGGCGGGCGGCGGCCACCCTGGGATGA
- the ypfJ gene encoding KPN_02809 family neutral zinc metallopeptidase — protein sequence MTFREGIEIDTSTTSTGGRRGPGRGIAIGGGVGGLLIMVVALLLGVDPSSVLPQQQAEPGSAQPGFDTSRCRTAEDANSIPECRVIATGNSLDAVWHQLLPDVYRRPHVMLFTGAVDTGCGPADSSVGPFYCPADETAYFDVGFFDVLRDQFGSSGGNLAQEYVVAHEFGHHVQNLLGVLGRAHGPGAQGPTGAGVRTELQADCYAGVWAHYAAITKQESTGVPFLEPLTDNDIADALSAAAAVGDDRIQKKATGRVNPEAWTHGSAAQRQKWFTEGYRTGQPERCDTFATDNLG from the coding sequence ATGACCTTCCGCGAGGGCATCGAGATCGACACCAGCACCACGTCGACCGGCGGCCGCCGGGGCCCGGGCCGCGGGATCGCCATCGGCGGCGGGGTGGGCGGCCTGCTCATCATGGTGGTCGCGCTGCTGCTCGGTGTCGATCCCAGCTCGGTGCTGCCCCAGCAGCAGGCCGAACCCGGCAGCGCCCAGCCGGGCTTCGACACCAGCCGGTGCCGCACCGCCGAGGACGCCAACTCCATCCCCGAGTGCCGGGTGATCGCCACCGGAAACTCGCTCGACGCGGTGTGGCACCAGCTGCTGCCCGACGTCTACCGGCGCCCGCACGTGATGCTGTTCACCGGTGCGGTCGACACCGGGTGCGGCCCCGCCGACTCGTCGGTGGGCCCGTTCTACTGCCCCGCGGACGAGACCGCGTACTTCGACGTGGGCTTCTTCGATGTGCTGCGGGACCAATTCGGTTCCAGCGGAGGCAATCTCGCGCAGGAGTACGTGGTCGCCCACGAGTTCGGCCACCATGTGCAGAACCTGCTCGGTGTGCTGGGCCGAGCTCACGGTCCGGGCGCGCAGGGTCCGACCGGCGCCGGGGTGCGCACCGAGCTGCAGGCCGACTGCTACGCCGGGGTGTGGGCGCACTACGCGGCGATCACCAAGCAGGAGAGCACCGGGGTGCCGTTCCTGGAACCGTTGACCGACAACGACATCGCCGACGCGCTGTCGGCCGCGGCCGCGGTGGGCGACGACCGCATCCAGAAGAAGGCGACCGGGCGGGTCAATCCGGAGGCCTGGACGCACGGTTCGGCCGCACAACGGCAGAAGTGGTTCACCGAGGGATACCGCACCGGCCAGCCGGAGCGCTGCGACACCTTCGCCACCGACAACCTCGGCTGA
- a CDS encoding oxidoreductase, with protein sequence MGTGIALVGPGAIGATVAALLHDSGRPVTLCGRTPRASIEVRPDDGPPILLPGPVHTDPADVDGPVDVVLLAVKDTQNRQAAAWLERLCDERTVVCALQNGVEQIDRVGPLCRGAQVVPAAIWISAEPTAEGWVRVRTGTRLVLPVGPAAERIAELFDGTAVRVELDPDFVSAAWHKLLVNAVVGLMVLAGRRAGMFRRDDVAELGRRYLTECLAVARADGARLGEEVVDQIIDMLRASPPDITTSMLTDREAGRALEWDIRNGVIARKAAAYGLPAPISAVLVPLLAAASDGPG encoded by the coding sequence GTGGGTACCGGTATCGCACTGGTCGGACCGGGCGCCATCGGTGCGACCGTGGCCGCGCTGCTGCACGACTCCGGCCGCCCGGTGACGCTGTGCGGGCGCACGCCGCGGGCCTCGATCGAGGTGCGCCCCGACGACGGACCGCCGATCCTGCTGCCCGGTCCGGTGCACACCGATCCCGCCGATGTCGACGGGCCGGTCGACGTCGTGCTGTTGGCGGTCAAGGACACCCAGAACCGTCAGGCCGCGGCCTGGCTGGAACGGTTGTGCGATGAACGCACCGTGGTGTGTGCGCTGCAGAACGGGGTGGAGCAGATCGACCGGGTCGGGCCGCTGTGTCGGGGTGCGCAGGTGGTGCCGGCGGCGATCTGGATCTCGGCGGAACCGACCGCCGAGGGCTGGGTGCGGGTGCGCACCGGGACCCGGCTGGTGTTGCCGGTGGGTCCGGCGGCCGAACGGATCGCCGAGCTGTTCGACGGCACCGCGGTTCGGGTCGAGCTCGACCCCGATTTCGTCTCTGCGGCGTGGCACAAGCTGCTGGTCAACGCGGTCGTCGGGTTGATGGTGCTGGCCGGCCGGCGGGCCGGCATGTTCCGCCGCGACGACGTGGCCGAGCTGGGGCGGCGCTACCTGACCGAGTGTCTGGCGGTCGCCCGGGCCGACGGTGCGCGGCTCGGCGAGGAGGTGGTGGACCAGATCATCGACATGCTGCGCGCCTCGCCGCCCGACATCACCACCTCGATGCTCACCGACCGGGAGGCGGGCCGGGCGCTGGAGTGGGACATCCGCAACGGCGTGATCGCCCGCAAGGCGGCCGCCTACGGGCTGCCGGCCCCGATCAGCGCGGTGCTGGTGCCGCTGCTGGCCGCCGCCAGCGACGGCCCGGGCTGA
- the aspS gene encoding aspartate--tRNA ligase, giving the protein MLRSHAAGSLRPADAGQQVTLAGWVARRRDHGGVIFIDLRDASGVSQVVFREPDVLAEAHRLRAEYCIAVDGVVEIRPEGNENPDIPTGEIEVNAKELRVLGECAPLPFQLDEQPGEETRLKYRYLDLRREGPGKALRLRSKVNAAAREVLARHDFVEIETPTMTRSTPEGARDFLVPARLQPGCFYALPQSPQLFKQLLMVAGMERYYQIARCYRDEDFRADRQPEFTQLDMEMSFVDSEDVIAIAEEIIAALWRLIGYEVPLPLPRITYADALRRYGTDKPDLRFGLELVECSEFFKDTPFRVFQAPYVGAVVMPGGASQPRRTLDAWQEFAKQRGHKGLAYVLVGEDGTLGGPVAKNLSETERAGLAAHVGANPGDCIFFSAGPPKSARALLGAVRVEIAKRLDLIDPNAWAFTWVVDPPLFEPADEAAAAGDVAVGSGAWTAVHHAFTAPKPEHVDLIESDPGAVLADAYDVVCNGNEIGGGSIRIHRRDIQERVFAVMGLDHAEATEKFGFLLEAFSYGAPPHGGIAFGWDRICALLAGADSIREVIAFPKSGGGVDPLTGAPTPITEQQRKESGIDVRPKTEKSG; this is encoded by the coding sequence GTGCTGCGCAGTCATGCCGCCGGATCCCTGCGGCCCGCCGACGCCGGCCAGCAGGTCACGCTCGCCGGTTGGGTTGCGCGTCGTCGCGACCACGGCGGGGTGATCTTCATCGACCTGCGCGACGCCTCCGGGGTGTCGCAGGTGGTGTTCCGCGAACCCGACGTGCTGGCCGAGGCGCACCGGCTGCGCGCTGAGTACTGCATCGCCGTCGACGGCGTCGTCGAGATCCGCCCCGAGGGCAACGAGAACCCCGACATCCCCACCGGCGAGATCGAGGTCAACGCCAAGGAGTTGCGGGTGCTGGGGGAGTGCGCGCCGCTGCCGTTCCAGCTCGACGAGCAGCCCGGCGAGGAGACCCGGCTCAAGTACCGCTACCTCGACCTGCGCCGCGAGGGCCCCGGCAAGGCACTCCGGTTGCGCTCCAAGGTGAATGCCGCCGCCCGCGAGGTGCTGGCGCGGCACGACTTCGTCGAGATCGAGACCCCGACGATGACCCGCTCCACCCCCGAGGGCGCCCGCGACTTCCTGGTGCCCGCGCGGCTGCAGCCGGGCTGCTTCTACGCGCTGCCGCAGAGCCCGCAGCTGTTCAAGCAGCTGCTGATGGTCGCGGGGATGGAGCGCTACTACCAGATCGCCCGGTGCTACCGCGACGAGGACTTCCGCGCCGACCGTCAGCCCGAGTTCACCCAGCTCGACATGGAGATGAGCTTCGTGGACTCCGAGGACGTCATCGCGATAGCCGAGGAGATCATCGCCGCGTTGTGGCGGTTGATCGGCTACGAGGTGCCGCTGCCGCTGCCCCGCATCACCTACGCCGACGCGCTGCGCCGGTACGGCACCGACAAACCCGACCTGCGGTTCGGGCTGGAACTCGTCGAATGCTCGGAGTTCTTCAAGGACACGCCGTTTCGGGTGTTCCAGGCCCCCTACGTGGGTGCGGTGGTCATGCCGGGCGGCGCATCGCAGCCGCGGCGCACCCTGGATGCCTGGCAGGAGTTCGCCAAACAGCGCGGCCACAAGGGGCTGGCCTACGTGCTGGTGGGCGAGGACGGCACGCTCGGGGGGCCGGTGGCCAAGAACCTCTCCGAGACCGAACGTGCCGGGCTGGCCGCGCATGTCGGCGCCAACCCCGGCGACTGCATCTTCTTCTCGGCCGGTCCGCCGAAGTCGGCGCGTGCGCTGCTCGGCGCGGTGCGCGTCGAGATCGCCAAGCGGCTCGACCTGATCGACCCGAACGCCTGGGCGTTCACCTGGGTGGTCGACCCGCCGCTGTTCGAACCCGCCGACGAGGCCGCCGCCGCCGGTGACGTCGCGGTCGGTTCCGGTGCGTGGACGGCGGTGCACCACGCGTTCACCGCGCCCAAGCCCGAGCACGTCGACCTCATCGAGTCCGATCCCGGCGCGGTGCTGGCCGACGCCTACGACGTGGTGTGCAACGGCAACGAGATCGGCGGCGGGTCCATCCGTATCCACCGCCGCGACATCCAGGAGCGGGTGTTCGCGGTGATGGGGCTCGACCACGCCGAGGCCACCGAGAAGTTCGGCTTCCTGCTGGAGGCGTTCAGCTACGGCGCGCCGCCGCACGGCGGTATCGCGTTCGGCTGGGACCGGATCTGCGCGCTGCTGGCCGGTGCGGACTCGATCCGCGAGGTGATCGCGTTCCCCAAGTCCGGCGGCGGCGTCGACCCGCTGACCGGTGCGCCCACCCCGATCACCGAGCAGCAGCGCAAGGAGTCGGGCATCGACGTCCGGCCCAAGACCGAGAAGTCGGGTTAG